Proteins from a genomic interval of Fusobacterium simiae:
- a CDS encoding aminopeptidase P family protein codes for MEINKRIEKAREVMKKYKVDAYIVTSSDYHQSEYIDNYFKGREYLSGFTGSAGILVIFKKEACLWTDGRYHIQAENQLKGSEIKLFKQGNLGVPTYKEYIVSKLKENSKIGIDAKILLSSDINEILSKKKYKIVDFDLLEEVWSERKNLPGGKIFILEDKYTGKSYKEKVKEIKKILKEKEADYNIVSSLDDIAWIYNFRGCDILHNPVALSFTIISEKKSILYIDGKKLDKEALKYFKDNKVEIKEYFEFFEDIKKLKGSILVDFNKISYAIYEAISKNILINFMNPSTYLKAHKNETEIANTKEIHIQDGVAMVKFMYWLKNNYKKENITEFSAEQKINYLRKEIEGYLDLSFHTISAFGKNAAMMHYSAPEKKSTKIEDGVYLLDSGGTYLKGTTDITRTFFLGKVNKQEKIDNTLVLKGMLALSRARFLFGATGTNLDILARQFLWNVGIDYKCGTGHGVGHILNVHEGPHGIRFQYNPQRLEVGMIVTNEPGAYIEGSHGIRIENELLVKEFCETEHGKFLNFETITYAPIDLDGIVKNLLTKEEKNQLNEYHKEVYEKLSPYLNKKEREFLKEYTKRI; via the coding sequence ATGGAAATCAATAAAAGAATTGAGAAAGCTAGAGAAGTTATGAAAAAGTATAAGGTAGATGCCTATATTGTAACAAGCTCTGATTATCATCAAAGTGAATATATTGATAATTATTTTAAAGGTAGAGAATATTTATCAGGTTTCACAGGTTCAGCAGGGATATTAGTGATATTCAAAAAAGAAGCTTGCCTATGGACTGATGGTAGATACCATATTCAAGCAGAAAATCAATTAAAAGGAAGTGAAATAAAATTATTCAAACAAGGTAATCTTGGAGTTCCTACTTATAAAGAATATATAGTTTCTAAATTAAAAGAAAATTCAAAAATTGGAATAGATGCAAAAATTCTTTTGTCATCTGATATCAATGAGATTCTTTCAAAGAAAAAATATAAGATAGTTGATTTTGATTTATTGGAGGAAGTTTGGTCTGAAAGAAAAAATTTACCTGGTGGAAAAATATTTATCTTAGAAGATAAGTATACAGGAAAATCATATAAGGAAAAAGTAAAAGAAATAAAAAAAATTTTAAAGGAAAAAGAGGCAGACTATAATATTGTTTCAAGTTTAGATGATATAGCTTGGATATATAATTTTAGAGGTTGTGATATTTTACATAATCCAGTAGCCTTATCATTTACAATAATTTCTGAAAAGAAATCAATTCTTTATATTGATGGAAAAAAATTAGATAAGGAAGCTTTAAAATATTTTAAAGATAACAAAGTTGAAATCAAAGAATATTTTGAATTTTTTGAAGATATAAAGAAGTTAAAGGGAAGTATCTTAGTTGATTTCAATAAAATAAGTTATGCTATTTATGAAGCTATAAGCAAAAATATTTTAATAAATTTTATGAATCCTAGTACATATTTAAAGGCACATAAAAATGAAACTGAAATAGCTAATACAAAAGAAATTCATATTCAAGATGGTGTTGCTATGGTTAAATTTATGTATTGGCTAAAAAATAATTATAAAAAAGAAAATATTACAGAATTTTCAGCAGAACAAAAGATTAATTATTTAAGAAAAGAAATTGAAGGGTATTTAGATTTAAGTTTTCATACTATTTCTGCCTTTGGAAAAAATGCAGCTATGATGCATTATTCTGCACCTGAAAAAAAATCAACTAAAATAGAAGATGGAGTTTATTTGCTTGATTCAGGTGGAACATATTTAAAAGGAACTACTGATATAACAAGAACTTTCTTTTTAGGTAAGGTTAATAAGCAAGAAAAAATAGATAATACTTTAGTTTTAAAAGGAATGTTAGCACTTTCAAGAGCAAGATTTTTATTTGGAGCAACAGGAACAAACTTAGATATATTAGCTAGACAGTTCTTATGGAATGTTGGAATTGATTATAAATGTGGGACAGGTCATGGAGTAGGACATATTTTAAATGTACATGAAGGACCTCATGGAATTAGATTTCAATATAATCCACAAAGATTAGAAGTTGGTATGATAGTTACTAATGAACCTGGGGCATATATTGAAGGTAGCCATGGAATTAGAATAGAAAATGAGCTTTTAGTTAAAGAGTTTTGTGAAACAGAACATGGGAAGTTTTTAAATTTTGAAACTATAACTTATGCTCCTATTGATTTAGATGGAATAGTTAAAAACCTTTTAACAAAAGAAGAAAAAAATCAATTAAATGAATACCATAAAGAAGTATATGAAAAATTAAGCCCTTACTTAAATAAGAAAGAAAGAGAATTTTTAAAAGAATATACTAAGAGGATTTAA
- a CDS encoding LamB/YcsF family protein: MKFFVDLNSDIGEGYGAYKLGMDEEIMKCVTSVNCACGWHAGDPLIMDKTIKIAKENNVAVGAHPGYPDLLGFGRRKMVVTPAEARAYMLYQLGALNAFAKANGTKLQHMKLHGAFYNMAAVEKDLADAVLDGIEQFDKDIIVMTLSGSYMAKEGKRRGLKVAEEVFADRGYNPDGTLVNRSLPGAFVKDPDEAIARVIKMVKTKKVSAVNGEEIDIAADSICVHGDNPKAIEFVDRIRKSLIADGIEVKSLYEFIK, from the coding sequence ATGAAATTTTTTGTGGACCTAAATTCTGACATTGGTGAAGGCTATGGAGCTTACAAACTTGGAATGGATGAAGAAATTATGAAATGTGTTACCAGTGTAAACTGTGCTTGTGGTTGGCATGCAGGAGATCCATTGATTATGGACAAAACTATTAAAATTGCAAAAGAGAACAATGTTGCTGTTGGTGCTCACCCTGGATATCCAGACTTGTTAGGTTTTGGTAGACGGAAAATGGTAGTAACTCCTGCTGAAGCTAGGGCATATATGCTATACCAATTAGGTGCTTTGAATGCTTTTGCAAAAGCTAATGGAACTAAACTTCAACATATGAAATTACATGGAGCTTTCTATAATATGGCAGCTGTTGAAAAAGATTTAGCAGATGCAGTTTTAGACGGTATTGAACAATTTGATAAAGATATAATAGTTATGACTTTAAGTGGAAGTTACATGGCAAAAGAAGGAAAAAGAAGAGGATTAAAAGTAGCAGAAGAAGTTTTTGCAGATAGAGGATACAATCCTGATGGGACTCTTGTCAACAGAAGTTTACCTGGAGCTTTTGTAAAAGACCCTGATGAAGCTATTGCCAGAGTTATAAAAATGGTAAAAACTAAAAAAGTTTCTGCTGTAAATGGAGAAGAAATTGATATAGCAGCAGACTCTATTTGTGTACATGGAGATAATCCTAAGGCTATTGAATTTGTTGATAGAATAAGAAAATCGTTAATAGCTGATGGCATAGAAGTAAAATCATTATATGAATTTATAA
- the glmS gene encoding glutamine--fructose-6-phosphate transaminase (isomerizing) — protein sequence MCGIIGYSGSSANAVEVLLEGLEKVEYRGYDSAGIAFVTDTGIQIEKKEGKLENLKNHMKNFEVLSYTGIGHTRWATHGVPTDRNAHPHYSENKDVALIHNGIIENYAEIKKELLEQGVKFSSDTDTEVVAQLFSKLYDGDLYSTLKKVLKRIRGTYAFAIIHKDFPDKMICCRNHSPLIVGLGEHQNFIASDVSAILKYTRDIIYLEDGDVALVSKDNVIVYDKNEKEVKREVKKVEWNFEQASKGGYAHFMIKEIEEQPEIIEKTLNIYVDKEKNVKFDEQLEGINFHDIDRIYVVACGTAYYAGLQGQYFMKKLLGIDVFTDIASEFRYNDPVITDKTLAIFVSQSGETIDTLMSMKYAKEKGAKTLAISNVLGSTITREADNVIYTLAGPEISVASTKAYSSQVLVMYLLSLYMGAKLGKLEEKDYLKYISDISLLKENIVKLINEKEKIHEIAKKIKNVKNGFYLGRGIDEKVAREGSLKMKEINYIHTEALPAGELKHGSIALIEKGVLVVAISTNLEMDEKVVSNIKEVKARGAYVVGVCKEGSLVPEVVDDVIQVKDSEELLTPVLAVVGLQFLAYYTSLEKGFDVDKPRNLAKSVTVE from the coding sequence ATGTGTGGAATTATTGGTTATTCTGGAAGTAGTGCTAATGCAGTGGAGGTTCTATTGGAAGGACTTGAAAAAGTTGAATACAGAGGTTATGACTCAGCAGGCATTGCTTTTGTAACAGATACTGGGATTCAGATTGAAAAGAAAGAAGGAAAACTAGAAAATTTAAAAAATCATATGAAAAATTTTGAAGTTCTTTCTTACACAGGCATAGGACATACTAGATGGGCAACTCATGGAGTACCAACTGATAGAAATGCTCATCCTCATTATAGTGAAAATAAAGATGTGGCTCTTATCCATAATGGAATTATTGAAAATTATGCAGAAATTAAAAAAGAACTATTAGAACAAGGTGTAAAATTTAGCTCAGACACAGATACAGAGGTTGTGGCTCAACTATTTTCAAAGTTATATGATGGAGATTTATATTCAACTCTTAAAAAAGTTCTAAAAAGAATAAGAGGAACTTATGCCTTTGCTATAATTCATAAAGATTTTCCAGATAAAATGATTTGTTGTAGAAATCATAGTCCTTTGATAGTTGGACTTGGAGAACATCAAAATTTTATTGCTTCTGATGTTTCAGCTATCTTAAAATATACAAGGGATATTATTTATCTTGAAGATGGAGATGTAGCTTTGGTAAGTAAAGACAATGTGATTGTCTATGATAAAAATGAAAAAGAAGTAAAAAGAGAAGTAAAAAAGGTTGAATGGAATTTTGAACAAGCTTCAAAAGGTGGATATGCACATTTTATGATAAAGGAGATTGAAGAACAACCTGAAATTATTGAAAAAACTTTAAATATATATGTGGATAAAGAAAAAAATGTAAAATTTGATGAACAATTAGAAGGAATAAATTTTCATGATATAGATAGAATTTATGTAGTTGCTTGTGGGACTGCTTATTATGCAGGTTTGCAAGGACAATATTTTATGAAAAAATTATTAGGAATAGATGTATTCACAGATATTGCTTCTGAATTTAGATATAATGACCCTGTTATAACAGATAAGACATTGGCTATTTTTGTAAGTCAATCAGGGGAAACTATTGATACTTTGATGTCAATGAAATATGCAAAAGAAAAAGGAGCTAAAACTCTTGCTATATCTAATGTTTTAGGTTCAACAATAACAAGGGAAGCAGACAATGTTATCTATACTCTTGCAGGACCTGAAATTTCTGTTGCTTCAACAAAAGCATATAGTTCACAAGTTTTAGTAATGTATTTATTATCGTTATATATGGGAGCTAAACTTGGAAAGTTAGAAGAAAAAGATTATTTAAAATATATTTCTGATATTAGTTTACTGAAAGAAAATATAGTTAAATTAATCAATGAAAAAGAAAAAATTCATGAAATTGCTAAGAAAATAAAAAATGTAAAAAATGGTTTCTATCTTGGTAGAGGAATAGATGAAAAAGTTGCCAGAGAAGGTAGCTTAAAGATGAAAGAAATTAATTATATTCATACTGAAGCTCTACCAGCTGGAGAATTAAAACATGGAAGTATAGCTTTAATAGAAAAAGGTGTTTTAGTTGTGGCTATTTCTACTAATTTAGAAATGGATGAAAAAGTTGTTTCAAATATAAAGGAAGTTAAAGCAAGAGGAGCTTATGTTGTCGGAGTTTGCAAGGAAGGAAGTTTAGTTCCAGAAGTTGTAGATGATGTAATTCAAGTAAAGGATAGTGAAGAATTACTTACACCAGTTCTTGCAGTTGTAGGGCTACAATTTTTAGCATATTATACTTCTTTGGAAAAAGGTTTTGATGTGGATAAACCAAGAAATCTTGCTAAATCTGTAACAGTGGAATAA
- a CDS encoding aldehyde dehydrogenase family protein, producing the protein MENILKKSYKMFINGEWVDSSNGVMVKSYAPYNNELLSEFPDASENDVDLAVKSAKEAFKTWRKTTVKERAKILNKIADIIDENKELLATVETMDNGKPIRETTLVDIPLASAHFRYFAGCILADEGKATVLDEKFLSLILREPIGVVGQIIPWNFPFLMAAWKLAPALAAGDTIVIKPSSSTTLSLLVLMELIQDIIPKGVINLITGKGSTAGEFLKNHPDLDKLAFTGSTAVGRDIALAAAEKLIPATLELGGKSANIILDDADMEKALEGAQIGILFNQGQVCCAGSRIFVQEGIYDEFIEKLVKKFENIKIGNPLDPTTVMGSQIDARQVKTILDYVEIAKQEGGTILTGGERYTENGCDKGNFVKPTLITNVKNTCRVSQEEIFGPVAVVIKFKTDDEVIAQANDSEYGLGGAVFTKNINRALRLAREIQTGRVWVNTYNQIPEHAPFGGYKKSGIGRETHKVILEHYTQMKNILIDLEEGTTGLY; encoded by the coding sequence ATGGAAAATATATTAAAGAAATCATATAAGATGTTTATAAATGGAGAATGGGTAGACTCAAGTAATGGGGTCATGGTAAAAAGTTATGCTCCTTATAATAATGAATTATTATCAGAATTTCCAGATGCAAGTGAAAATGATGTTGATTTAGCAGTTAAGAGTGCAAAAGAGGCTTTTAAAACTTGGAGAAAGACGACAGTAAAAGAAAGAGCAAAAATTTTAAATAAAATTGCTGATATTATTGATGAAAATAAAGAATTATTAGCAACAGTTGAAACTATGGATAATGGAAAACCAATAAGAGAAACTACTTTAGTTGATATTCCATTAGCATCAGCTCATTTTAGATATTTTGCTGGTTGTATTTTAGCAGATGAAGGGAAAGCTACTGTTTTAGATGAAAAATTTTTAAGTTTAATTTTAAGAGAACCTATTGGTGTTGTAGGACAAATTATTCCTTGGAATTTTCCATTTTTAATGGCAGCATGGAAGTTAGCACCAGCTCTTGCTGCAGGAGATACAATTGTTATTAAACCATCTAGTTCAACAACATTGAGTCTATTAGTTTTAATGGAACTTATTCAAGATATAATTCCAAAAGGTGTAATTAATTTAATTACTGGAAAGGGAAGTACAGCTGGAGAATTTTTAAAGAATCACCCTGATTTAGATAAATTAGCTTTTACAGGTTCAACAGCAGTTGGTAGAGATATAGCACTTGCAGCAGCAGAAAAATTAATTCCTGCAACTCTTGAATTAGGAGGAAAATCTGCAAATATTATTTTAGATGATGCCGATATGGAAAAAGCCCTTGAAGGAGCTCAAATTGGAATATTATTTAATCAAGGTCAAGTTTGTTGTGCAGGTTCAAGGATATTTGTACAAGAAGGAATATATGATGAATTTATAGAAAAACTTGTTAAAAAATTTGAAAATATAAAGATAGGAAATCCTTTAGACCCTACAACTGTAATGGGTAGCCAAATAGATGCAAGACAAGTAAAAACTATTTTAGATTATGTTGAAATTGCAAAACAAGAAGGAGGAACTATTTTAACAGGTGGAGAAAGATATACTGAAAATGGTTGTGATAAAGGAAACTTTGTAAAACCAACTTTAATAACTAATGTTAAAAATACTTGTCGTGTTTCTCAAGAAGAAATATTCGGACCAGTGGCTGTTGTAATTAAATTTAAAACTGATGATGAAGTCATTGCCCAAGCAAATGATAGTGAATATGGACTTGGAGGAGCAGTATTTACAAAGAATATCAATAGAGCTTTAAGACTTGCAAGAGAAATTCAAACTGGTAGAGTATGGGTAAATACTTATAATCAAATCCCAGAACATGCTCCATTTGGAGGATATAAGAAATCTGGTATAGGTAGAGAAACTCATAAAGTAATCTTAGAACACTATACACAAATGAAAAATATTTTAATTGATTTAGAAGAAGGAACTACTGGATTATATTAA